The DNA segment TTTAACGGTGGCGAATGTTTGCAAAGAAAAGTGTTGGGTGTCCGCCTGGGGGCGGACAAAGGGAAAAGGATTTCAGCCGAAGAGGGCACCGAGACCGGCGAGGGCCTCCTCCTCGCTGGCCTCCTCTTCCTCTTCTTCCTCCTCTTCCTCAGCGGCCTCGGCCGGAGCCTCGGCAGCCGGAGCAGCGGCAACGGCAACCGGGGCGGCAACCGGCATGGCGGCCTTCTCGATGACCTCGTCGATGTTGACGCCCTCAAGGGCGGCAACGAGGGCCTTTATCCTGGCCTCGTCCGGGCTGACACCAGCGGCCTCAAGGATGGCCTTGAGGTTCTCCTCGGTTATCTCCTTACCAGCGGCGTGGAGCAGCAGAGCGGCATACACGTACTCCATTTTTCGCACCTCCAATCATCTTCATTTTTTCATTCATTTCACACGGATTCGTTCAGGGATACGAGGGAAATGGAAAGTTCAGCCGAAGAGCGCGCCCAGTCCTGCGAGCGCGTCCTCCTCGGAGGCTTCCTCTTCTTCCTCCTCTTCCTCAGCCTCCTCAACCTTCTCTTCCTGCTGAGGCTGAGCGGCAACGGCTATTTGTGCCTGTTGGTTTAAAAGCTCTTTGGTCTTCTCGTCGAGTAACTCTTCAGGCAGTTCCTGGGCTATGAGCAGGACTGCGCGAAGGGCCCTGCCAAAGACCTCCTCGACGGTCTCTGGAGTGATGTAGCCAGCCTCGACTGCAACGTTCTTGGCGCCAAGGAACGCCTTCTGGATGATGGCCTCGATAGTCTGGCTCGTCGGATAGGCGGTGTTGACTGACAGGTTGAACGCATGCATGTAGGCCTGCTGGAGCAGGTTTATGTACTCGCTCTCGTCGATAGCGAGAACCTCTGGGGTGTAGACGATTCCGTCCTCGTAGGCCGCGAGCAGGTTGAGACCGACCTCAAGCGGCTCGATTCCAAGGGCGTTGAGGATTCTCGCGAGCTGGTCGGTTATGACTTCACCTGCCTTAAGGACGGTGTAGTCCTTCTGGATGCTGACCTTACCCTTCTCGATTCTCGCGGGTATGCCAAGAGCCTGCATCTCACCGACGAGCGGACCCGGTGAGATTGAAGTTGGACCTGCTGGAATCACGACGTCCTTGGGGACCGCAACGCCTGGCTTCGCCGGGGCAGGGGTCTTGCTCTCCTCAAGGAGCTTGTAGAGCTTGAAGGGGTTCATCTCGGTGGCGAGGATTCCTGCTCCGCCCTCGATGTAGTCGATGAGCTTTTCGAGGTTCGGATTGTTGAGCTCCTGGGCGGCCCTCTTTATAGCGAGCTCTATGAGGGTGTTCCTGCTGACCCTGAGAAGGGCCTTGCCTCTGAGCTTCTCACGCATCTTGCTGAGCGGGTAAGCCGGGACGTTGGCGACATCCACGAGTGCTATCACTGGGTAGCTCTTGATGATGTTGGCGAGCTCTTCAACTTCCTTCTTCTTCCACTCGGCTACGTGGGCCATCTCCCTCACCTCTCCACCTTAACTGCCGGTCCCATGGTGGTCTTGACGTACACTGACTTCACTTGGTTCTCACCGCGCTCCAGCTTGTTGATGATGGCGTTGAGAACCGCCTCGGCGTTCTCGGCGAGCTTCTCGTCGTCCATGTCCTCGGTTCCTATCCTGGCGTGCACAACGGGGTTGTTCTTGAGCTGTATCCTGACTGTCCTCTTGAGCCTTGCCACTATGGGTTCGAGGTTGGTCATGGTAGGCGGAACTACCTGCGGCATCTTGTTCCTCGGACCGAGGTACCTACCGAGGTACCTACCGATCTTCGGCATCAGCGGTGCGGCCGCTATGAAGAAGTCGTAGTTTTTCGCCAGCTTCCTAGCCTGCCTTGGGCTCTTGGCAAGTTCCTCAAGCTGCTCTCCACTAATCACATCAAGCCCGAGCTTTTTAGCCGCCTCGGCAACGGCACCATCAGCGATGACCGCGATCTTTGGTTCTTTCCCACGACCGTGGGGCAGCACAACCTCAAGCTTGAACCTGTTCTCCGGCTTGCGGAGGTCTATATCCTTGAGGTTGACTGCCATTTCGACGGTCTGTGTGAAGTTGCGCGGCTTAGCCCGGGCCTTCGCCTCCTTCACCGCTTCCACGAATTTCTGCCTGTCAAAGGCCATTTACAGCCCTCCTTTCGTTTTTGATTTAAGCAGCGAAAAGTCAAAAATGCGTAAAAAGAGGGATTTTTAAACTTTTCCCTCACTCCTCGGCGTTGGCGAAAATCTCGTCGTAAACGCCTTCGTCAATCTCCTTCTGGACTTCCCTGGGGTTCTTGCCCTCAACGGTGACGCCCATGCTGAGCGCGGTACCGATGACCTCCTTCGCTGCGGCCTTGAGGTCCGCCGCGAGCATCTGCTCCTGCTTGGCCTTCGCTATCCGGATGACCTGCTCCATGGTCAGGTTCCCGACCGGGCTGTGGCCGGGCTCGCTGGAGCCTTTTGGCGCGCCGATCTCCTTCTTGATGAGCTGGCTGACAGGGGGAACGCCGACCTCGATCTCGAAGGTCTTCTTCTTGGGGTCTGTGACGATGATCTTGACGGGAACCTGCATTCCCTCGAAGTCCTTGGTGGCCTTGTTTATCTCGTCAACGACCTGCTTGACGTTGAGTCCAAGCGGACCGATAGCGGGACCGAGCGGGGGTCCGGGTGAAGCCTTTCCTCCCTCAACGAGCACCTCAACAATCTGCGGCATCTTTCTCACCTCTGTCCTTTGACCGTTCACTCCTTCTGGCGTTTGCTTATAAGTCTAACGTATTCGCCCCTTACCGTGACCGGAATCGGGACGATTGAACCGATGAGTTCAACGACTATCTCGTCCTTGGCTTCGTCAACCCTTACGACCTTTGCCTTCTCTCCTTTGAACGGTCCGGCAATGAGCTCGACTATGTCGCCGGGTTCGAAGCCGCTCACCGCTGGCTTCTCCTCCAGGAAGTGCTCTATTTCCTCAAACCTAACCTCGCCCGGAAGGGTGCCCTTTGCGTGCCTTATGCCCTTTATGGATTCGTCAACGGCGCTCTTACTGGGCGCCTCGACGAAAATGTAACCCTTCACCTTTGAGGGGGCGAGTATCGCGTACACGGGCAGGTTGTACGTTTTAATCT comes from the Thermococcus thioreducens genome and includes:
- a CDS encoding 50S ribosomal protein L11, whose translation is MPQIVEVLVEGGKASPGPPLGPAIGPLGLNVKQVVDEINKATKDFEGMQVPVKIIVTDPKKKTFEIEVGVPPVSQLIKKEIGAPKGSSEPGHSPVGNLTMEQVIRIAKAKQEQMLAADLKAAAKEVIGTALSMGVTVEGKNPREVQKEIDEGVYDEIFANAEE
- the rpl12p gene encoding 50S ribosomal protein P1, whose protein sequence is MEYVYAALLLHAAGKEITEENLKAILEAAGVSPDEARIKALVAALEGVNIDEVIEKAAMPVAAPVAVAAAPAAEAPAEAAEEEEEEEEEEASEEEALAGLGALFG
- a CDS encoding 50S ribosomal protein L10, whose protein sequence is MAHVAEWKKKEVEELANIIKSYPVIALVDVANVPAYPLSKMREKLRGKALLRVSRNTLIELAIKRAAQELNNPNLEKLIDYIEGGAGILATEMNPFKLYKLLEESKTPAPAKPGVAVPKDVVIPAGPTSISPGPLVGEMQALGIPARIEKGKVSIQKDYTVLKAGEVITDQLARILNALGIEPLEVGLNLLAAYEDGIVYTPEVLAIDESEYINLLQQAYMHAFNLSVNTAYPTSQTIEAIIQKAFLGAKNVAVEAGYITPETVEEVFGRALRAVLLIAQELPEELLDEKTKELLNQQAQIAVAAQPQQEEKVEEAEEEEEEEEASEEDALAGLGALFG
- a CDS encoding transcription elongation factor Spt5 encodes the protein MSDSRIFTVRVTVGQEETTAKLIYSKIKTYNLPVYAILAPSKVKGYIFVEAPSKSAVDESIKGIRHAKGTLPGEVRFEEIEHFLEEKPAVSGFEPGDIVELIAGPFKGEKAKVVRVDEAKDEIVVELIGSIVPIPVTVRGEYVRLISKRQKE
- a CDS encoding 50S ribosomal protein L1, producing the protein MAFDRQKFVEAVKEAKARAKPRNFTQTVEMAVNLKDIDLRKPENRFKLEVVLPHGRGKEPKIAVIADGAVAEAAKKLGLDVISGEQLEELAKSPRQARKLAKNYDFFIAAAPLMPKIGRYLGRYLGPRNKMPQVVPPTMTNLEPIVARLKRTVRIQLKNNPVVHARIGTEDMDDEKLAENAEAVLNAIINKLERGENQVKSVYVKTTMGPAVKVER